A stretch of Longimicrobiaceae bacterium DNA encodes these proteins:
- the modB gene encoding molybdate ABC transporter permease subunit, with the protein MLDWQPVILSLRVALSAAAVVVVAGTLAARAMSGRDFAGKDVVDGLLVLPLVLPPVVTGFFLLVLLGRDGPVGILLQRAFGVRLLFTLHAAVLAAAVVAFPLMYQSAKAAFAAVDHRLEDAARTLGAGEARVFLAVTVPLSWPGLVSGTVLAFARSLGEFGATVMVAGNIPGETTTVPLAIYSLADAGDLRTAGMYALAISAASMGMVVALNVWTRRRVPGWQRRRRA; encoded by the coding sequence ATGCTCGACTGGCAGCCGGTGATCCTCTCGCTCCGCGTGGCGCTCTCGGCCGCGGCCGTCGTGGTCGTCGCGGGCACCCTCGCGGCGCGGGCGATGTCCGGCCGCGACTTCGCGGGCAAGGACGTGGTGGACGGGCTGCTCGTGCTCCCCCTCGTCCTCCCGCCCGTGGTCACCGGCTTCTTCCTGCTGGTGCTGCTGGGCCGCGACGGGCCGGTGGGCATCCTCCTCCAGCGTGCGTTCGGCGTGCGGCTGCTCTTCACGCTGCACGCGGCCGTGCTCGCCGCCGCCGTCGTGGCGTTCCCGCTGATGTACCAGAGCGCCAAGGCCGCCTTCGCCGCGGTCGACCACCGGCTGGAGGACGCGGCGCGGACGCTGGGCGCGGGCGAGGCGCGCGTCTTCCTGGCCGTGACGGTGCCGCTCTCGTGGCCCGGCCTGGTGTCCGGGACCGTGCTCGCCTTCGCCCGCTCGCTGGGCGAGTTCGGCGCCACGGTCATGGTCGCGGGCAACATCCCCGGCGAGACGACGACGGTGCCGCTCGCCATCTACTCCCTTGCCGACGCTGGCGACCTGCGCACCGCGGGCATGTACGCGCTGGCGATCAGCGCCGCGAGCATGGGGATGGTGGTGGCGCTCAACGTGTGGACGCGGCGGCGCGTGCCCGGCTGGCAGCGGCGGAGGCGCGCCTGA
- a CDS encoding ATP-binding cassette domain-containing protein, whose protein sequence is MDAAARARLAAAEARLNALHVRAARRLPGFTLDVDFEVRDEILVLFGPSGAGKTMTLRMIAGLERPDAGEVRLGERVLFSREPRAWVPPRERRCGFVFQDSALFPHLDVTRNVLFGARRKDDATRERLARLLDTFRIAHLAARYPVDLSGGEAQRVALARALMTDPDVLLLDEPLSALDRETRLAVQDEVLAAHAAWRIPFVFVTHDRDEAERVGDRMLYLRDGRQVAEAHPTAPVSADADAP, encoded by the coding sequence GTGGACGCGGCGGCGCGTGCCCGGCTGGCAGCGGCGGAGGCGCGCCTGAACGCGCTGCACGTGCGCGCCGCGCGGCGCCTGCCCGGCTTCACGCTGGACGTGGACTTCGAGGTCCGCGACGAGATCCTGGTCCTCTTCGGCCCGTCGGGCGCGGGGAAGACGATGACGCTGCGGATGATCGCCGGCCTGGAGCGGCCCGACGCGGGCGAGGTGCGGCTGGGAGAGCGTGTGCTCTTCTCGCGCGAGCCGCGCGCGTGGGTGCCGCCGCGCGAGCGACGCTGCGGCTTCGTGTTCCAGGACAGCGCGCTCTTCCCCCACCTGGACGTGACGCGCAACGTGCTCTTCGGCGCACGCCGGAAGGACGACGCCACGCGCGAACGGCTGGCGCGGCTGCTGGACACGTTCCGCATCGCGCACCTCGCCGCCCGCTACCCCGTGGACCTCTCCGGCGGCGAGGCGCAGCGGGTCGCCCTGGCCCGCGCGCTGATGACCGATCCCGACGTGCTGCTGCTGGACGAGCCGCTCTCCGCGCTGGACCGCGAGACGCGCCTCGCCGTGCAGGACGAGGTGCTGGCCGCGCACGCCGCCTGGCGCATCCCCTTCGTCTTCGTGACCCACGACCGCGACGAAGCCGAGCGCGTCGGCGACCGCATGCTCTACCTCCGCGATGGCAGGCAGGTGGCGGAGGCGCATCCCACCGCTCCGGTCAGCGCCGATGCGGATGCGCCGTAG
- a CDS encoding type II toxin-antitoxin system antitoxin SocA domain-containing protein yields MATAHDVAAYILKRRGGMSAMKLQKLVYYSQAWSLVWEDQPIFHEAVEAWANGPVVRELYDRHRGQFEVRDWPDGDPDALTPDERSTVDAVLDYYGGRSAQWLSDLTHREQPWREAREGLPEGERGNRKISLATMMEYYSSLPAEDGEG; encoded by the coding sequence ATGGCGACCGCGCACGACGTTGCCGCCTACATCCTGAAGCGGCGCGGCGGCATGTCCGCGATGAAGCTTCAGAAGCTGGTCTACTACTCCCAGGCGTGGTCGCTCGTTTGGGAAGACCAGCCGATCTTTCACGAAGCCGTGGAGGCGTGGGCGAACGGGCCGGTGGTGCGTGAGCTCTACGACCGGCACCGAGGCCAGTTCGAGGTCCGCGACTGGCCCGACGGCGATCCCGACGCGCTCACCCCGGACGAACGCTCCACCGTCGATGCAGTGCTGGACTACTACGGCGGCCGCAGCGCACAGTGGCTCAGCGACCTCACCCACCGAGAGCAGCCGTGGCGGGAGGCGCGCGAAGGCCTTCCCGAGGGCGAGCGCGGCAACCGCAAGATCTCGCTCGCGACCATGATGGAGTACTACAGCTCGCTGCCCGCCGAGGATGGCGAAGGATAA
- a CDS encoding response regulator transcription factor — MRILVVEDDPQLQKLISDGFREKRLDVVCASTFAEGREKAFMGSYGVIVLDIMLPGGSGMDLCARLRKQGITTPILMLTARDTLDDKVAGLAAGADDYLVKPFAFRELLARVEALARRPAGMMPAVSTFADLEVDLRTRKVRRAGREITLTAKEFELLEFFVRHAGSVVDRAAITGYVWDDNHDPFTNALEVLVRRLRRKIDDDFEPKLIQTLRGAGYRFGV; from the coding sequence ATGCGCATCCTGGTCGTAGAAGACGATCCGCAGCTCCAGAAGCTGATCAGCGACGGGTTCCGTGAGAAGCGGCTGGACGTGGTGTGTGCCTCCACCTTTGCGGAGGGGCGCGAGAAGGCGTTCATGGGCAGCTACGGCGTGATCGTGCTGGACATCATGCTCCCCGGCGGCAGCGGCATGGATCTGTGCGCGCGGCTGCGGAAGCAGGGCATCACCACGCCCATCCTCATGCTCACCGCCCGCGACACGCTGGACGACAAGGTAGCCGGCCTGGCCGCCGGTGCGGACGACTACCTCGTGAAGCCGTTCGCCTTCCGCGAGCTGCTGGCGCGCGTGGAGGCGCTGGCGCGGCGTCCGGCCGGCATGATGCCCGCCGTTTCCACCTTCGCGGACCTGGAGGTGGACCTGCGCACGCGCAAGGTTCGGCGCGCGGGGCGCGAGATCACGCTGACGGCCAAGGAGTTCGAGCTGCTGGAGTTCTTCGTGCGGCACGCGGGGTCGGTGGTGGACCGCGCGGCCATCACCGGCTACGTGTGGGACGACAACCACGACCCGTTCACCAACGCCCTCGAGGTGCTGGTGCGGCGGCTGCGGCGCAAGATCGACGACGACTTCGAGCCGAAGCTGATCCAGACCCTGCGCGGCGCCGGCTACCGGTTCGGGGTGTGA
- a CDS encoding ATP-binding protein, which produces MNPLDRLRLRLTAWYVGTFAGTLLLLGLGLFLVLSRQISRELDRSLRETTREVLRMVRIRESEGASSPETLADAVDALEIRDRPLFLLDGAGRPVMPREADPRIRAAALRAARTGEVQAEFTTGTGQRWRLYGERFAAEDGKPYVTVAIADLAELEDRTLRLIEAFLAAGLLALVLTGAGGFYLARKSVRPVEAVMEQMRRFMADAAHELRTPLAVLRGRAEVAVQHEREPAAYVAALGEITREAGRLGTIVENLLILARADAGQQPALRERLYLDDVAGDAVAAAGVLAAARGVHIELGRYDEAPVTGDAALIRQLLMVLLDNAVKFTPPGGSVTVDVSVEEGNPTVAVEDTGIGIAPADLPHVFERFYRADPARERTGGAGLGLSIARWIAEQHGARVALEPREGGGTRAVAVFPPAM; this is translated from the coding sequence ATGAACCCGCTCGACAGGCTGCGGCTGCGGCTCACGGCGTGGTACGTGGGGACGTTCGCCGGGACGCTGCTGCTGCTGGGCCTCGGCCTCTTCCTGGTGCTCTCGCGGCAGATCTCGCGCGAGCTGGACCGGTCGCTGCGCGAGACCACGCGCGAGGTGCTGCGCATGGTGCGCATCCGCGAGAGCGAGGGCGCGAGCAGCCCGGAGACGCTGGCCGACGCCGTGGACGCGCTGGAGATCCGCGACCGCCCGCTCTTCCTGCTCGACGGCGCCGGCCGCCCCGTCATGCCGCGCGAGGCAGACCCGCGCATCCGCGCCGCCGCGCTGCGGGCCGCGCGCACCGGCGAAGTGCAGGCGGAATTCACCACCGGCACCGGCCAGCGCTGGCGCCTGTACGGCGAGCGCTTCGCGGCCGAGGACGGCAAGCCGTACGTGACCGTGGCCATCGCCGACCTGGCCGAGCTGGAAGATCGCACTCTCCGCCTCATCGAGGCGTTCCTGGCCGCCGGCCTCCTTGCCCTGGTGCTCACGGGCGCGGGCGGCTTCTACCTGGCCCGCAAGTCCGTGCGGCCGGTGGAGGCGGTGATGGAGCAGATGCGCCGCTTCATGGCCGACGCCGCGCACGAGCTGCGCACCCCGCTGGCCGTGCTGCGCGGCCGCGCCGAGGTGGCCGTGCAGCACGAGCGCGAGCCCGCCGCCTACGTGGCCGCGCTGGGCGAGATCACCCGCGAGGCCGGCCGCCTGGGCACCATCGTGGAGAACCTGCTGATCCTGGCCCGCGCCGACGCGGGGCAGCAGCCGGCGCTGCGCGAGCGGCTGTACCTGGACGACGTGGCGGGCGACGCGGTGGCCGCGGCGGGCGTGCTGGCCGCCGCGCGGGGCGTGCACATCGAGCTGGGCCGCTACGACGAGGCGCCCGTCACCGGCGACGCCGCCCTCATCCGCCAGCTGCTGATGGTGCTACTGGACAACGCGGTGAAGTTCACGCCCCCCGGCGGCTCGGTCACGGTGGACGTGAGCGTGGAGGAGGGGAATCCCACCGTGGCGGTGGAGGACACCGGCATCGGGATCGCGCCCGCGGACCTGCCGCACGTGTTCGAGCGCTTCTACCGCGCGGACCCGGCGCGCGAGCGGACGGGCGGGGCGGGGCTGGGGCTGTCCATCGCCCGGTGGATCGCCGAGCAGCACGGGGCGCGCGTGGCCCTGGAGCCGCGGGAGGGAGGCGGCACGCGGGCCGTGGCGGTGTTCCCCCCGGCGATGTAA
- a CDS encoding PepSY domain-containing protein, producing MKSWTLAAVAAAALLAWMRPGAAQTAARPDSPRSDSPHAAPAGPPIRESRPGLTARARVRPDAARHLALARYPGGQIVDELLVERQKRLLYDFTIRPAGNNAPREVLVNAATGQVIGVRRNAPAIPRAALVPRGA from the coding sequence ATGAAGTCGTGGACCCTCGCCGCCGTGGCCGCCGCCGCGCTGCTCGCCTGGATGCGTCCCGGCGCCGCGCAGACCGCCGCCCGCCCGGACTCTCCCCGCTCCGATTCACCGCACGCAGCGCCCGCCGGGCCGCCCATCCGCGAGTCGCGGCCCGGGCTCACTGCCCGCGCACGGGTGCGGCCGGACGCGGCGCGGCACCTGGCGCTGGCTCGCTACCCCGGCGGGCAAATCGTGGACGAACTGCTGGTGGAGCGCCAGAAGCGGCTGCTGTACGACTTCACCATCCGGCCGGCGGGCAACAACGCGCCCCGCGAGGTCCTGGTGAACGCGGCGACTGGCCAGGTGATCGGCGTGCGGCGCAATGCGCCGGCGATCCCCAGGGCGGCGCTGGTGCCGCGCGGCGCGTGA
- a CDS encoding AcvB/VirJ family lysyl-phosphatidylglycerol hydrolase, which produces MRALLVWALLCGSAAVAAAQAPATLPALGLPLVEVPVPAGQRGDMLGVLLTSDGGWTPVNRVVSERLAQSGVPVVAWNSMHYYRTPRSPDEAARALARVIEHYSAAWGRGRVVLIGYSFGADVMPFLVNRLPPADRARIAGMVLMGFDRDAVFEFHYTDWLGRSAGPAYATLPEIRRLGAVPTLCLYGTDDAGTACTAHWGPAVTAVALHAGHRFGAVSEEAASLIVQDVRALAARPTGA; this is translated from the coding sequence ATGCGGGCGCTTCTCGTGTGGGCGCTGCTGTGCGGGTCGGCGGCGGTCGCCGCGGCCCAGGCGCCTGCGACATTGCCCGCGCTGGGGCTTCCGCTCGTGGAGGTGCCGGTGCCCGCTGGCCAGCGGGGCGACATGCTGGGAGTGCTGCTCACCAGCGACGGCGGGTGGACGCCCGTGAACCGCGTCGTCTCCGAGCGGCTGGCGCAGTCCGGCGTCCCCGTTGTGGCGTGGAACAGCATGCACTACTACCGCACCCCGCGTTCGCCCGACGAGGCGGCGCGGGCGCTGGCGCGGGTGATCGAGCACTACTCGGCCGCGTGGGGCCGGGGGCGCGTGGTGCTGATCGGCTACTCGTTCGGGGCCGACGTGATGCCGTTCCTGGTGAACCGACTGCCCCCCGCGGACCGCGCTCGCATCGCCGGGATGGTGCTGATGGGCTTCGACCGCGACGCGGTGTTCGAGTTCCACTACACCGACTGGCTGGGCAGGTCCGCCGGCCCCGCGTACGCCACGCTGCCCGAGATCCGGCGGCTGGGAGCCGTGCCCACGCTCTGCCTGTACGGCACGGACGACGCGGGCACCGCCTGCACCGCGCACTGGGGTCCCGCGGTGACCGCCGTGGCGCTCCACGCCGGCCACCGCTTCGGCGCCGTGAGCGAAGAGGCCGCGTCGCTGATCGTGCAGGACGTCCGGGCCCTGGCCGCGCGCCCCACCGGCGCCT